In [Clostridium] cellulosi, one genomic interval encodes:
- a CDS encoding ErfK/YbiS/YcfS/YnhG family protein (High confidence in function and specificity), with product MSKLNNIAFYVLVFTLISATILLFSRTLSLYITSMTKPPVPKNHYSILIDLEEKKLYLLNNGKLYKKYPCAVGAPSTPSPIGSFKINRKEKWGEGFGGYWMGINCSWGNYGIHGTTMPSTIGSEASHGCFRMYNKDVEELYNLVPIGTVVSVTGGCYGAFGKGFRVITPYMYGRDVQVVQQRLKKLGYYDSYCDGIYESEYFKRAVHRFQRDHGLPISDNIDMKTLNALGFIMMD from the coding sequence ATGAGCAAACTTAATAATATTGCATTTTATGTACTTGTTTTTACGCTTATATCGGCAACAATACTTCTGTTTTCCCGAACACTCTCACTTTATATAACTTCAATGACCAAACCGCCTGTCCCAAAGAACCATTATTCAATATTAATTGACTTGGAAGAAAAGAAGCTATATTTATTAAACAACGGAAAGCTTTATAAAAAGTACCCTTGTGCCGTTGGAGCTCCGTCTACCCCTTCCCCAATCGGAAGTTTCAAGATTAATAGAAAAGAAAAATGGGGTGAAGGTTTTGGCGGTTATTGGATGGGCATTAATTGTAGCTGGGGAAATTACGGCATACACGGTACAACAATGCCGTCGACAATAGGCAGCGAAGCGTCCCACGGATGTTTTCGGATGTATAATAAAGACGTTGAAGAGTTATATAACCTTGTTCCGATAGGAACGGTTGTTTCTGTTACCGGAGGATGTTATGGCGCCTTTGGAAAGGGATTTAGAGTAATAACCCCGTATATGTATGGACGCGACGTTCAGGTGGTCCAGCAGCGTTTAAAAAAGTTAGGGTATTATGACAGTTATTGTGATGGCATATATGAATCTGAATACTTTAAACGCGCGGTTCATAGATTTCAGCGCGACCATGGGCTGCCAATATCCGACAACATCGATATGAAAACTCTAAACGCTTTAGGGTTCATAATGATGGATTAA
- a CDS encoding hypothetical protein (Family membership) has translation MLKKTTFKLSLSILGSFVVGFILSFFIIISLAPLGATPSSKSSSAPTSSSSNSVSYFENEATEGGLVATTGGRIFLAAIAMLITEGAIYSSAWREGNRDPNRVKYGHMKKFMAKGFVAGLLSIIPNVILTILVLATADLNNIFSNVVNVIYHIVNIQFIILGDGYMKIPIACFAVLLIIPLFSGLGYISGWYHFAILPKLIYKKNKPAPKSQSKKNM, from the coding sequence ATGTTAAAAAAAACAACATTTAAGCTTTCGCTTTCAATATTAGGGTCATTTGTAGTTGGTTTTATTTTATCATTTTTTATAATTATTTCATTGGCTCCCCTTGGTGCAACACCGTCTTCGAAATCTTCCTCAGCACCGACATCTTCATCGTCGAATTCAGTTTCATATTTTGAAAATGAGGCAACAGAGGGCGGACTTGTTGCTACTACGGGCGGAAGAATATTCTTAGCGGCCATTGCTATGTTGATAACAGAAGGGGCTATTTACAGCTCTGCGTGGAGAGAAGGCAACAGAGACCCTAACAGAGTAAAATATGGACATATGAAAAAGTTCATGGCCAAAGGTTTTGTTGCAGGTTTATTATCAATCATACCTAATGTAATTTTAACTATTTTGGTGTTAGCCACAGCGGATTTAAATAATATCTTTAGCAATGTTGTTAATGTCATATATCATATTGTAAATATTCAATTTATTATTCTCGGGGACGGATATATGAAAATCCCCATTGCTTGTTTCGCTGTTTTACTCATAATACCGCTTTTTTCAGGATTAGGATATATCAGCGGATGGTATCATTTTGCGATACTTCCAAAACTGATTTATAAAAAGAATAAACCGGCTCCCAAGTCTCAGTCTAAGAAAAATATGTAA
- a CDS encoding cell wall hydrolase/autolysin (High confidence in function and specificity): MKIRIIKTPAAMLKLRIGLIVAFVGVCLIAAGVISIDQVKNVFAANNIEKQKNTIIIDPGHGGVDGGAVGYNDIVEKDINLSISLKLRTLFEASGFNVVMTREDDRSIHDKDSKTIREKKVSDIHNRSKLLEKYPDAIFLSIHQNMYTESKYSGTQVFYSKNNEDSKILASLIQSNVKELLQPENERVIKPAGKDLYILYHAKIPAVMVECGFLSNPDEAKKLNSSEYQYKMAFAIYCGTLDYCS, from the coding sequence TTGAAAATCCGCATTATCAAAACGCCCGCAGCAATGTTAAAACTTAGAATTGGATTGATTGTTGCATTTGTTGGAGTTTGTTTGATAGCAGCAGGAGTTATTTCCATTGACCAAGTAAAGAATGTATTTGCAGCCAACAATATAGAAAAGCAAAAGAATACTATAATAATTGATCCAGGCCATGGAGGGGTTGATGGGGGAGCAGTAGGATATAACGATATTGTCGAAAAGGATATTAATCTTTCGATATCCCTTAAACTGCGGACCCTCTTTGAAGCATCCGGTTTTAATGTAGTGATGACCAGGGAAGATGACCGTTCTATACATGATAAGGACAGCAAAACAATCAGGGAAAAAAAGGTTTCAGACATACATAACCGTTCCAAATTGCTTGAGAAATACCCGGATGCTATATTTTTAAGTATCCATCAGAATATGTATACTGAATCAAAGTATTCAGGAACGCAGGTATTTTATTCAAAAAACAATGAAGACAGCAAGATACTTGCTTCACTTATACAGTCGAATGTAAAAGAGTTGCTTCAGCCCGAAAATGAAAGGGTAATCAAGCCGGCAGGAAAGGATTTATATATTCTATATCACGCAAAAATACCGGCAGTTATGGTAGAATGCGGTTTCTTATCAAATCCGGATGAAGCAAAAAAATTAAACAGTAGTGAATATCAATATAAAATGGCTTTTGCAATTTATTGCGGAACATTAGATTATTGTTCTTAG
- a CDS encoding hypothetical protein (High confidence in function and specificity) — MHEFFICAWRNLGRKKFRSIITISGIVIGVASVIIISAIGNSAKNSVTAQLDNLGINGINISQQKENMYDTNAMLSDEDLKICKKIKGVKNAMPLIMQAGNAVLRGQQKNALLWGVDSSAEDMISLKISYGKMFSKSQVESHAKVCLIDDTFAREIYKRPNITGKEVSLFLGNEYETFKICGIVESGSSLLYNFVGEYMPTFVYLPYTTAEDLRLRDGYDQIMIKGTDNEDIENTGNSIVTALSNFHGGNTYTFSNMLKQKEHMSNILSILTLVVSAFGGISIIVAGLGIMTVLLFSINERTKEIGIKKAIGAKKIYILFEFLFEALSISIIGAVIGVLLGSTISLIISKAINLKFCLKASSIIYSIIFALLTGVVFGVYPAYKAANLKPVDALRHE; from the coding sequence GTGCATGAGTTTTTTATCTGTGCGTGGCGTAATCTTGGACGCAAAAAATTCAGAAGTATAATTACAATCAGCGGCATTGTCATTGGCGTAGCGTCGGTGATAATAATAAGCGCAATCGGAAATAGCGCAAAAAATTCTGTAACAGCTCAGCTTGACAATCTTGGAATCAACGGAATAAATATTTCGCAGCAAAAAGAAAATATGTATGATACTAACGCAATGTTATCCGACGAAGACTTAAAAATTTGCAAGAAAATAAAAGGCGTAAAGAATGCAATGCCGCTTATTATGCAGGCTGGCAATGCGGTTCTAAGAGGGCAGCAGAAAAACGCATTGTTATGGGGCGTTGACAGCAGTGCAGAAGATATGATTTCCCTCAAAATATCATACGGGAAAATGTTTTCTAAGTCTCAAGTAGAATCACATGCGAAAGTCTGTCTTATCGATGACACTTTTGCGAGAGAAATTTATAAAAGACCGAATATTACAGGAAAAGAAGTATCTCTCTTTTTAGGCAATGAATATGAAACATTTAAGATATGCGGTATTGTTGAGTCCGGCAGCAGTTTGCTGTATAATTTTGTAGGGGAATATATGCCTACTTTTGTCTATTTGCCTTATACGACGGCAGAAGATTTGCGCCTCAGAGATGGTTATGACCAAATAATGATAAAAGGAACCGACAACGAGGACATAGAAAATACGGGAAATAGTATTGTGACTGCATTATCCAATTTTCATGGCGGCAACACATATACATTTTCTAATATGCTAAAACAAAAAGAGCATATGTCTAATATTCTCAGCATTTTGACGCTTGTTGTATCCGCATTCGGAGGAATCTCGATTATCGTTGCAGGCCTTGGAATTATGACAGTTTTATTATTTTCTATAAATGAAAGAACCAAAGAGATTGGAATTAAGAAAGCAATCGGAGCGAAAAAAATCTATATATTGTTCGAATTTTTGTTTGAAGCATTATCAATCTCGATAATCGGAGCAGTCATTGGGGTTTTGCTTGGTTCAACAATCTCACTTATCATTTCAAAGGCAATAAATCTAAAGTTTTGTTTAAAAGCATCTTCAATTATTTATTCAATAATATTTGCGTTATTAACGGGTGTAGTATTTGGTGTATACCCAGCTTATAAGGCGGCAAATCTAAAACCTGTAGACGCCTTGCGTCATGAATAG
- a CDS encoding hypothetical protein (High confidence in function and specificity), which yields MKFVNSPNLPKSKVKAVLISAGAGRAALNDLKRLGIEPITVNPCPDIQPQVSAHPDMLFHHVGNNKIVYYNSDSNRDVYERLKELGFELIPISKKLAKEYPEDIALNAARIGNYLFCKMGNTATELLDYYNNKNIKIIDIKQGYAKCSVCVVSENAIITADKSIAKAAMNVGIDVLLIKEGFIKLNGYNYGFIGGCCGKLSENILAFCGNIKKHPEYNRIQDFLKEHNVSIIILDEKSELHDIGSIIPLIEQK from the coding sequence TTGAAATTCGTAAACAGTCCAAATTTGCCAAAAAGTAAAGTTAAAGCGGTTTTAATATCAGCCGGTGCAGGTCGGGCGGCTTTAAACGACTTAAAAAGGTTGGGAATTGAGCCAATTACGGTAAATCCATGCCCAGATATTCAGCCGCAGGTATCGGCACATCCGGATATGCTTTTTCACCATGTTGGTAATAACAAAATTGTTTACTATAATTCAGACAGCAATCGGGACGTTTATGAGCGTTTAAAAGAGTTAGGATTTGAGTTAATACCAATAAGTAAAAAACTTGCGAAAGAATATCCTGAGGATATAGCTTTAAACGCAGCCAGAATTGGTAATTATCTTTTTTGCAAAATGGGTAATACGGCAACAGAATTATTAGATTATTATAATAATAAGAATATAAAAATTATAGATATAAAACAAGGGTACGCAAAATGTTCTGTCTGCGTAGTAAGTGAGAACGCAATAATTACAGCAGATAAGAGTATAGCCAAAGCGGCCATGAATGTTGGGATAGATGTGCTGCTTATAAAAGAAGGGTTTATAAAGCTGAACGGTTATAATTATGGTTTTATAGGAGGCTGCTGCGGAAAACTTAGCGAAAACATTTTAGCGTTCTGCGGGAATATAAAAAAGCATCCTGAATATAATCGTATTCAGGATTTTTTAAAAGAACATAATGTTTCAATTATTATTCTTGATGAAAAGTCAGAATTGCACGATATAGGCTCCATAATACCTTTAATTGAGCAGAAATAG
- the splB gene encoding Spore photoproduct lyase (High confidence in function and specificity): protein MYFQKFIFEPSALKTEYGRAIFNSLSSKGLNPQIGKIKARTECGYEQFREGKRTLIIGSRNLSRFETCKPSANYQLPILTGCPGMCEYCYLITRMGEKPYVKININIDNILTIIQNYINNNPNSITSFELSASSDPLPFEEPTGIVSKMIENFADMPNGKLRICTKFEPETSILNARHNGHTDFRFSLNTENAIKEFEHATPSLERRIIAAQKTIDAGYNVGIMLAPVFLNDSWQNDYKLLLDKIKDKLGDNIRTFEVVTHRYTSRAKGVITNIFPETKLDMEDSKRKFKMGQFGYGKYVYEKDKINEAREFFKSEIERRFKSAELLYVV, encoded by the coding sequence ATGTATTTTCAAAAGTTTATATTTGAACCGTCCGCTCTAAAAACAGAATATGGACGTGCTATTTTTAACTCTCTTTCATCAAAAGGACTTAATCCCCAAATAGGAAAAATAAAAGCAAGAACGGAATGCGGATATGAGCAATTCAGGGAAGGGAAGAGGACACTAATAATAGGTTCCCGCAATCTATCTCGTTTTGAAACATGCAAACCCTCCGCTAATTATCAATTGCCAATACTCACAGGCTGTCCTGGAATGTGCGAATATTGTTATCTAATAACGAGAATGGGCGAAAAACCATATGTAAAAATCAACATCAACATTGATAATATTTTAACAATTATACAAAATTATATTAATAATAATCCAAATTCAATAACATCATTTGAATTATCAGCTTCATCTGATCCTTTGCCGTTTGAGGAGCCTACGGGCATTGTCTCAAAAATGATTGAAAATTTTGCAGATATGCCAAATGGAAAACTACGCATATGTACAAAGTTTGAACCAGAAACATCAATACTTAACGCGAGGCACAATGGGCACACAGATTTTCGTTTTAGCTTAAATACAGAAAATGCGATAAAAGAATTTGAACACGCGACACCGAGCCTCGAAAGAAGAATTATAGCAGCACAAAAAACAATTGATGCCGGTTATAATGTTGGAATAATGTTAGCACCAGTTTTTTTGAATGATTCCTGGCAAAACGATTATAAACTACTTTTAGATAAAATAAAAGATAAATTAGGCGATAATATAAGAACATTTGAAGTTGTGACTCATCGTTATACCAGCAGAGCAAAAGGCGTTATTACAAATATCTTTCCGGAAACAAAGCTTGATATGGAGGATTCCAAAAGAAAATTTAAAATGGGGCAATTCGGATATGGTAAGTATGTTTACGAAAAAGACAAAATAAATGAAGCAAGAGAATTTTTTAAAAGCGAAATTGAGAGAAGATTTAAAAGCGCTGAATTATTATATGTCGTTTAA
- a CDS encoding hypothetical protein (Family membership), whose translation MKLYMKTFKTDITDFQVICTDNYIINLSFGIGNSDLWLKQNIKNYELCGSNNLCEACEREIRSYLAGKLKKFTVPIKIYATLFQQKIYNALKTVPYGTTVTYGQLTSMAGVKGARAVGGAVSRNPIPIIVPCHRVIRSDGMIGGFCGKSNLISLKQRLLEIEGIAF comes from the coding sequence ATGAAACTTTATATGAAAACGTTTAAAACAGATATAACTGATTTTCAAGTCATATGTACTGACAATTATATTATAAATCTTTCATTTGGAATTGGCAATTCTGACTTATGGCTGAAACAGAATATTAAAAACTATGAGCTCTGTGGTTCAAATAATTTGTGCGAGGCATGTGAAAGAGAAATAAGAAGTTATCTTGCCGGCAAACTTAAAAAATTTACTGTTCCAATTAAAATTTATGCTACACTTTTTCAGCAGAAAATATATAACGCTCTAAAAACAGTGCCGTATGGCACCACTGTTACTTATGGTCAACTGACATCTATGGCAGGGGTAAAAGGAGCGCGTGCTGTTGGCGGAGCTGTTTCAAGAAATCCAATACCGATTATAGTACCATGTCATAGAGTTATCCGCTCTGACGGGATGATAGGAGGATTTTGCGGTAAAAGTAATCTTATAAGTTTAAAGCAGCGCTTGCTTGAAATTGAAGGGATAGCATTTTAA
- a CDS encoding hypothetical protein (Family membership) — translation MSFVHCSCDCKYQKDGYCNLEKASEITNVRKKDGCLFYVSSSERKNEGYSMKY, via the coding sequence TTGAGTTTTGTGCATTGCTCCTGCGACTGCAAATATCAAAAAGACGGATATTGCAATCTTGAAAAAGCTTCAGAAATTACAAATGTCAGAAAAAAAGACGGATGTCTATTCTATGTTTCCTCATCTGAACGGAAAAACGAAGGTTATTCTATGAAATATTAA
- the tyrS gene encoding Tyrosine-tRNA ligase (High confidence in function and specificity), with product MTLFEELKARGLIAQMTDEEKIKHLLDNEKITFYTGYDPTADSLHVGHFLQLIVMAHLQRAGHRPIAILGGGTAMVGDPTGRTEMRKMMTKETIDHNLECFKKQMSRFIDFSDGKALMLNNADWLLKEKYVDFLREIGIHFSVNRMLTFECFKTRMERGLSFLEFNYMLMQSYDFYRLHEDYGCILELGGDDQWANIIGGIELIRKKTGKDAYGMTFTLLTTSDGKKMGKTSGGAVWLDPNKTSPYDFFQYWRNVEDSNVIKLLKMLTFLPLDEIKKYEKLEGSELNKAKEVLAFEVTKLVHGEEEAQKALDTTRALFGSGGVAANMPTTYLTESDFTDGKITIIDLLTKSKLAPSRGEARRLITQGGITVNDKKVESINEDYTVSDFNDNFIIRKGKKVYHKFSLTK from the coding sequence ATGACGCTTTTTGAGGAACTAAAAGCACGAGGCCTTATCGCACAGATGACCGATGAGGAAAAAATCAAGCATTTATTGGATAATGAAAAAATAACATTTTATACTGGATATGATCCAACTGCTGACAGCCTTCATGTAGGACACTTTTTGCAGCTTATTGTTATGGCTCATTTACAGCGTGCAGGGCACAGACCCATTGCAATATTAGGCGGCGGAACTGCCATGGTAGGCGACCCAACAGGCCGTACCGAAATGAGAAAAATGATGACAAAAGAAACAATTGATCATAATCTTGAGTGCTTTAAGAAGCAGATGTCGCGGTTTATAGACTTTTCAGATGGAAAAGCACTTATGTTAAACAATGCCGACTGGCTGCTCAAAGAAAAATATGTGGACTTTTTGCGTGAAATAGGCATACATTTTTCAGTTAATAGAATGCTGACATTCGAATGCTTTAAGACCCGTATGGAGCGTGGACTATCTTTTCTCGAATTTAACTACATGCTCATGCAGAGTTATGATTTTTATAGATTACATGAAGATTATGGTTGCATTTTGGAATTGGGCGGAGACGACCAATGGGCAAACATAATCGGCGGAATAGAACTTATTAGAAAAAAGACTGGCAAAGACGCTTACGGTATGACTTTTACATTACTTACGACCAGTGATGGCAAAAAAATGGGTAAAACAAGTGGCGGCGCTGTATGGCTTGATCCGAATAAAACCTCACCATATGATTTCTTCCAGTACTGGCGCAATGTTGAAGACAGCAATGTAATCAAACTGCTTAAAATGCTCACTTTCTTGCCGCTTGATGAAATAAAGAAATATGAAAAACTCGAGGGCAGCGAACTGAATAAGGCAAAAGAGGTCCTTGCTTTTGAAGTTACTAAGCTTGTTCATGGTGAAGAGGAAGCGCAAAAGGCGCTTGATACAACGCGGGCCTTGTTTGGTTCGGGCGGTGTTGCAGCTAATATGCCAACCACATATCTGACTGAATCAGATTTTACCGATGGCAAAATCACTATTATTGATCTTCTTACCAAATCAAAACTTGCTCCATCACGCGGAGAAGCGAGAAGATTGATAACGCAAGGCGGCATCACTGTAAACGATAAAAAAGTTGAATCAATAAACGAAGATTATACTGTTTCTGATTTTAACGATAATTTTATAATTAGAAAAGGAAAGAAAGTATATCACAAGTTTAGCTTAACTAAATAA
- the radA gene encoding DNA repair protein RadA homolog (High confidence in function and specificity) yields the protein MFLARNGSVIVANKAKTMFVCSQCGFQSPKWAGKCPECGEWNSMTEEIVQPERVSVKNIERKAAVGRPITLNSLSYETEKRITSGIKELDRVLGGGIVEGSLILLSGDPGIGKSTLLLQVCRSIGEDKKILYITGEESVRQIKLRAERLGVTNPNLLLLAETDIDIVSNTIVDQSPDIAIVDSIQTMYKDELSSSPGSVSQVRECTQELMSVIKASKTALFIVGHVNKEGAVAGPKVLEHIVDTVLYFEGERNMPFRILRAAKNRFGSTNEIGVFEMADDGLREVDNPSMLLLSGRPVNVSGTCVACIMEGSRPVLAEVQALVSKTGFGTPRRMSAGFDYNRMAVLLAVLEKRAGYYFSNLDAYINVVGGLKLDEPAADLAVSISLISSLKDKPIDSKTAAFGEVGLAGELRAVNRADIRISEIARLGFERVVIPYQNMRTLKQKDFGLEIIPVKTVRQAYEAISAE from the coding sequence TTGTTCTTAGCCAGAAACGGAAGTGTAATAGTGGCAAATAAAGCTAAAACAATGTTTGTATGCTCACAATGTGGGTTTCAGTCTCCCAAATGGGCCGGAAAATGCCCTGAATGCGGTGAATGGAATTCCATGACTGAAGAAATTGTTCAGCCAGAGCGCGTTTCAGTCAAAAATATTGAACGAAAAGCAGCGGTTGGACGGCCTATAACACTGAATTCATTATCTTATGAAACTGAAAAGCGTATAACATCGGGGATAAAAGAACTTGACAGGGTGCTCGGTGGAGGAATTGTAGAAGGCTCATTGATACTGTTAAGCGGTGACCCCGGAATAGGAAAGTCTACATTACTGCTTCAGGTATGCCGTTCTATTGGCGAAGATAAAAAAATATTATACATAACCGGCGAGGAGTCTGTAAGGCAAATAAAACTGCGTGCAGAAAGGCTGGGTGTTACAAATCCGAATCTTTTGCTGCTTGCTGAAACTGACATAGATATTGTGTCAAATACAATAGTTGACCAGTCTCCTGATATTGCTATTGTTGACTCTATTCAAACGATGTATAAAGATGAATTATCATCTTCGCCGGGAAGCGTAAGTCAGGTACGAGAATGCACACAGGAGCTAATGTCAGTTATCAAGGCAAGCAAGACTGCGCTGTTTATTGTGGGTCATGTAAATAAAGAGGGCGCTGTTGCCGGCCCAAAGGTGCTGGAACATATAGTTGATACTGTACTTTATTTTGAGGGCGAAAGAAACATGCCTTTCCGCATATTAAGGGCTGCAAAAAATAGGTTTGGCTCAACTAATGAGATTGGCGTGTTTGAAATGGCCGACGATGGCTTGCGGGAAGTTGATAATCCATCAATGCTGCTTTTGTCGGGCAGACCTGTAAATGTATCGGGAACTTGCGTGGCTTGCATTATGGAAGGTTCACGTCCAGTCTTGGCGGAAGTGCAGGCTCTCGTGTCAAAAACCGGATTTGGTACGCCGCGTAGAATGTCAGCAGGGTTTGATTATAACAGAATGGCAGTGCTTCTTGCTGTTCTTGAAAAAAGGGCAGGGTACTATTTTTCAAATTTGGACGCTTATATAAACGTAGTTGGCGGGCTTAAACTTGATGAACCTGCCGCTGATTTAGCTGTTTCGATTTCGCTAATTTCAAGTTTAAAAGATAAGCCGATCGATTCAAAAACAGCAGCTTTTGGAGAAGTTGGACTTGCAGGTGAACTGCGTGCTGTAAACAGGGCTGACATCAGAATTTCTGAAATTGCGAGATTAGGCTTTGAACGAGTTGTTATTCCATATCAGAATATGAGGACATTAAAACAAAAAGACTTTGGCTTAGAGATTATTCCAGTTAAGACCGTCAGGCAAGCTTATGAAGCAATTTCAGCAGAATGA
- a CDS encoding hypothetical protein (Family membership), which yields MKKYICLFAVTALLIVGSIFIPIGIKNSYKSVKAIKIMNTSVISTVNCSGTVEALVKREIALPYQVKINQNLFNIGDRVEKGSILFDIDETVTKEANATNSVTFSKPETNAQMSSNDALNALQQALNSGIITNDTYNSLTNKIKNNSESYETDTVSNSFINNEEKENVIKTIEECIKAPISGVITSIADGAGGIIPAGTVVATISDLNSLQIKAMVDENNIKNVKVGQTAIITGSGFTETYYGTVKQIYPVVEKVTTDNSTKNMVGIIVSINKKNCNLMPGASVDLAIKTSEKSNVVKVPYSALRQDDSGNEYVFIFKNGTAEKRIVKTGSEDDSGIEIINGIKSGEIVIDDSPDNLKNGDLVRIS from the coding sequence TTGAAAAAGTATATATGCTTATTTGCTGTTACAGCGCTGTTAATTGTTGGCTCAATTTTTATACCTATAGGTATAAAAAATTCATATAAATCGGTAAAGGCAATAAAAATCATGAATACAAGCGTAATTTCTACAGTTAATTGTTCTGGAACTGTAGAAGCTCTTGTTAAAAGGGAGATTGCGCTGCCATACCAAGTTAAAATCAATCAAAACCTTTTTAATATAGGAGACAGGGTAGAGAAGGGGAGTATACTTTTTGATATCGATGAGACTGTAACTAAGGAAGCAAATGCCACAAATAGTGTAACATTTTCAAAGCCTGAAACTAATGCGCAGATGTCAAGCAACGATGCTTTAAATGCACTTCAGCAAGCACTGAATTCTGGCATAATTACAAATGACACATACAATAGTTTGACTAATAAAATTAAAAATAATTCAGAAAGTTATGAAACTGATACTGTCAGCAATAGTTTCATAAACAACGAAGAAAAAGAGAATGTAATAAAAACAATTGAAGAATGTATAAAAGCACCTATATCAGGAGTAATTACAAGTATTGCAGACGGAGCCGGAGGTATAATACCGGCCGGTACAGTAGTTGCTACGATTTCCGACCTTAACAGCCTTCAAATTAAGGCAATGGTTGATGAAAATAATATTAAAAATGTAAAAGTGGGGCAAACTGCTATAATAACAGGCTCAGGGTTTACAGAAACATATTACGGTACGGTAAAGCAAATATACCCTGTGGTAGAAAAAGTGACAACTGATAATAGTACGAAAAACATGGTTGGCATAATTGTTTCTATAAACAAGAAAAATTGCAATTTGATGCCTGGAGCCTCGGTAGACTTGGCGATCAAAACCTCTGAAAAAAGCAATGTTGTAAAAGTGCCATATTCAGCTTTAAGACAGGATGATAGCGGCAATGAGTATGTCTTTATTTTTAAAAATGGAACAGCGGAAAAGAGGATAGTGAAAACAGGCAGTGAAGACGATAGTGGAATAGAGATAATTAATGGTATTAAATCTGGCGAAATTGTTATTGATGATTCTCCTGATAATTTAAAAAACGGTGATCTTGTTAGAATAAGCTGA